A window from Temnothorax longispinosus isolate EJ_2023e chromosome 1, Tlon_JGU_v1, whole genome shotgun sequence encodes these proteins:
- the LOC139818211 gene encoding odorant receptor 13a-like isoform X7 produces the protein MYQLKIYSNIFIKNMDDVITSNVSTRSLIIDMDLPFDVNRRFVYESVIIVQFLHMLICANGMGLINALLINLVLHISGQIDILRKSVLQLFPKENKCSTNRSMVKKVIKKHQNIITFSEHIEDLYSYISMVLLISDTLLICCLGFTMVTSIGRPNASEGIIRNFLFYLAVNIEVFIFCFAGEYLSAKSKSIGDAAYDSLWYESDSRDSRNILLLILRSQNQLTITIGKIMNLSLEQFTNIIKTSASYLSILLAMY, from the exons ATGTACCAACTCAAAATTTA CAGCAATatcttcataaaaaatatggatGATGTCATAACTTCCAACGTTTCCACACGATCACTTATTATAGACATGGATTTGCCATTTGACGTTAATCGAAGATTCGTATATGAATCGGTCATAATTGTTCAATTTCTTCACATGCTGATATGTGCTAACGGAATGGGATTAATAAATgctttacttataaatttg GTATTGCATATAAGCGGTCAAATTGATATTCTTCGTAAAAGTGTGTTGCAACTTTTTCCGAAAGAAAATAAGTGCAGTACGAATCGTTCCATGgtaaaaaaagtaatcaaAAAACACCAGAATATTATCACTTTTTCAGAACATATTGAAGATCTTTACTCGTATATCTCAATGGTGCTTCTCATATCGGATACTTTGCTTATCTGCTGCTTGGGTTTTACAATGGTCACG TCGATTGGGCGACCCAATGCTTCAGAAGGTATAATCAGGAATTTCTTGTTTTACCTCGCTGTGAATATAGAGGTATTTATATTCTGTTTTGCTGGAGAATACTTGAGCGCTAAG AGCAAGAGCATTGGAGATGCTGCATACGATTCTCTTTGGTACGAATCAGATTCCAGAGATAGTCGAAATATATTGCTCTTAATATTGAGGTCGCAAAATCAATTAACCATTACAATTGGAAAGATAATGAATTTATCTCTAGAACAATTTACCAAT ATTATAAAAACTTCGGCTTCTTACTTATCGATTCTACTTGCGATGTATTAA
- the LOC139818211 gene encoding odorant receptor 13a-like isoform X8, whose translation MYQLKIYNIFIKNMDDVITSNVSTRSLIIDMDLPFDVNRRFVYESVIIVQFLHMLICANGMGLINALLINLVLHISGQIDILRKSVLQLFPKENKCSTNRSMVKKVIKKHQNIITFSEHIEDLYSYISMVLLISDTLLICCLGFTMVTSIGRPNASEGIIRNFLFYLAVNIEVFIFCFAGEYLSAKSKSIGDAAYDSLWYESDSRDSRNILLLILRSQNQLTITIGKIMNLSLEQFTNIIKTSASYLSILLAMY comes from the exons ATGTACCAACTCAAAATTTA CAATatcttcataaaaaatatggatGATGTCATAACTTCCAACGTTTCCACACGATCACTTATTATAGACATGGATTTGCCATTTGACGTTAATCGAAGATTCGTATATGAATCGGTCATAATTGTTCAATTTCTTCACATGCTGATATGTGCTAACGGAATGGGATTAATAAATgctttacttataaatttg GTATTGCATATAAGCGGTCAAATTGATATTCTTCGTAAAAGTGTGTTGCAACTTTTTCCGAAAGAAAATAAGTGCAGTACGAATCGTTCCATGgtaaaaaaagtaatcaaAAAACACCAGAATATTATCACTTTTTCAGAACATATTGAAGATCTTTACTCGTATATCTCAATGGTGCTTCTCATATCGGATACTTTGCTTATCTGCTGCTTGGGTTTTACAATGGTCACG TCGATTGGGCGACCCAATGCTTCAGAAGGTATAATCAGGAATTTCTTGTTTTACCTCGCTGTGAATATAGAGGTATTTATATTCTGTTTTGCTGGAGAATACTTGAGCGCTAAG AGCAAGAGCATTGGAGATGCTGCATACGATTCTCTTTGGTACGAATCAGATTCCAGAGATAGTCGAAATATATTGCTCTTAATATTGAGGTCGCAAAATCAATTAACCATTACAATTGGAAAGATAATGAATTTATCTCTAGAACAATTTACCAAT ATTATAAAAACTTCGGCTTCTTACTTATCGATTCTACTTGCGATGTATTAA
- the LOC139818211 gene encoding uncharacterized protein isoform X4: MLTVQNNNIIIGTNRNMKVQNTVSKVIEICLRIFGIWPNISCVLLRRMFWIFTLVIEQALQYRYIVKHFYLIEFSEMMRIIGSTMAYTIFLIKLIIFWYKQRTFNKILMMMTIDWEKCSRTNFSMFTTTTNVKLSQRFTNMTVILYSTSIIFYSTFIILFSYNVFEKAADDGITFNVSTQLLILDMDLPFDVNRRFVYESVMIVQFFYLLLSANAVGLLNAFLITVILHISGQIDILRKSLIEIFPKEKKLIPSHFMINKIIKKHQKIITFSQHIEDLYSYIAMVLFVSDTLVICCLGFTIVASIGRPDAFNSIIKNTLFYFIMNSEAFVFCFAGEYLSTKIIKTSASYISILLAMY, translated from the exons ATGTTGACGgtgcaaaataataacataattataggTACTAACAGGAATATGAAAGTACAGAATACAGTTAGCAAAGTGATAGAAATTTGTCTACGAATTTTTGGCATCTGGCCGAATATATCGTGCGTTTTATTACGTCGAATGTTCTGGATCTTCACACTCGTAATCGAGCAAGCTCTTCAATATCGATATATCGTAAAGCACTTTTATTTGATCGAGTTTTCCGAGATGATGAGAATTATAGGTTCAACAATGGCgtatacgatatttttaattaaacttataattttttggtaTAAGCAGCG AACGTTCAACAAGATATTAATGATGATGACGATTGATTGGGAAAAGTGTTCCAGGACGAATTTCAGCATGTTCACGACAACGACCAATGTCAAACTGTCGCAGCGCTTCACTAACATGACAGTGATTCTTTATTCGacatctataattttttattcgacatttataattctttttagcTACAATGTCTTCGAAAAAGCCGCGGATGATGGCATTACCTTCAACGTTTCCacacaattattaattctagACATGGATTTGCCATTTGACGTTAATCGAAGATTCGTATATGAATCCGTCATGattgtgcaatttttttatttgctgttGTCTGCTAACGCAGTGGGTTTATTAAATGCTTTCCTCATAACAGTG atattgcATATAAGTGGACAAATCGATATTCTTCGCAAAAGTTtgatagaaatttttccaaaggAAAAGAAGCTCATCCCGAGTCATTTTatgataaacaaaataataaaaaaacaccaGAAAATTATCACTTTTTCACAGCATATCGAAGATCTATATTCGTATATCGCGATGGTGCTGTTCGTATCAGATACTTTGGTTATCTGTTGTTTAGGTTTTACAATTGTCGCG TCGATTGGTCGACCCGATGCTTTCAACAGTATAATCAAGAATACCTTATTTTACTTCATTATGAATTCGGAAGCGTTCGTATTTTGTTTCGCTGGAGAATATTTAAGCACTAAG ATTATAAAGACTTCGGCTTCTTACATATCGATTCTACTTGCGATGTATTAA
- the LOC139818211 gene encoding odorant receptor 13a-like isoform X6, translating to MKVDNTVSKAIEICLRIFGIWPNTSCALLRRLFWIATLVIEQVFQYRYIVMHFYLIEFSDRMKILGSAMAYSILLTRLLIFWYKQRNIFIKNMDDVITSNVSTRSLIIDMDLPFDVNRRFVYESVIIVQFLHMLICANGMGLINALLINLVLHISGQIDILRKSVLQLFPKENKCSTNRSMVKKVIKKHQNIITFSEHIEDLYSYISMVLLISDTLLICCLGFTMVTSIGRPNASEGIIRNFLFYLAVNIEVFIFCFAGEYLSAKSKSIGDAAYDSLWYESDSRDSRNILLLILRSQNQLTITIGKIMNLSLEQFTNIIKTSASYLSILLAMY from the exons ATGAAAGTAGACAATACAGTTAGCAAAGCGATAGAAATTTGTCTACGAATTTTTGGCATCTGGCCGAATACATCGTGCGCTTTATTACGTAGACTCTTCTGGATTGCCACGCTCGTAATCGAGCAAGTCTTTCAATATCGATATATtgtaatgcatttttatttgatcgaGTTTTCCGACAGGATGAAAATTTTAGGTTCAGCCATGGCATATTCGATACTTTTAACTAGACTTCTCATTTTTTGGTATAAGCAACG CAATatcttcataaaaaatatggatGATGTCATAACTTCCAACGTTTCCACACGATCACTTATTATAGACATGGATTTGCCATTTGACGTTAATCGAAGATTCGTATATGAATCGGTCATAATTGTTCAATTTCTTCACATGCTGATATGTGCTAACGGAATGGGATTAATAAATgctttacttataaatttg GTATTGCATATAAGCGGTCAAATTGATATTCTTCGTAAAAGTGTGTTGCAACTTTTTCCGAAAGAAAATAAGTGCAGTACGAATCGTTCCATGgtaaaaaaagtaatcaaAAAACACCAGAATATTATCACTTTTTCAGAACATATTGAAGATCTTTACTCGTATATCTCAATGGTGCTTCTCATATCGGATACTTTGCTTATCTGCTGCTTGGGTTTTACAATGGTCACG TCGATTGGGCGACCCAATGCTTCAGAAGGTATAATCAGGAATTTCTTGTTTTACCTCGCTGTGAATATAGAGGTATTTATATTCTGTTTTGCTGGAGAATACTTGAGCGCTAAG AGCAAGAGCATTGGAGATGCTGCATACGATTCTCTTTGGTACGAATCAGATTCCAGAGATAGTCGAAATATATTGCTCTTAATATTGAGGTCGCAAAATCAATTAACCATTACAATTGGAAAGATAATGAATTTATCTCTAGAACAATTTACCAAT ATTATAAAAACTTCGGCTTCTTACTTATCGATTCTACTTGCGATGTATTAA
- the LOC139818211 gene encoding odorant receptor 13a-like isoform X9, whose protein sequence is MDLPFDVNRRFVYESVIIVQFLHMLICANGMGLINALLINLVLHISGQIDILRKSVLQLFPKENKCSTNRSMVKKVIKKHQNIITFSEHIEDLYSYISMVLLISDTLLICCLGFTMVTSIGRPNASEGIIRNFLFYLAVNIEVFIFCFAGEYLSAKSKSIGDAAYDSLWYESDSRDSRNILLLILRSQNQLTITIGKIMNLSLEQFTNIIKTSASYLSILLAMY, encoded by the exons ATGGATTTGCCATTTGACGTTAATCGAAGATTCGTATATGAATCGGTCATAATTGTTCAATTTCTTCACATGCTGATATGTGCTAACGGAATGGGATTAATAAATgctttacttataaatttg GTATTGCATATAAGCGGTCAAATTGATATTCTTCGTAAAAGTGTGTTGCAACTTTTTCCGAAAGAAAATAAGTGCAGTACGAATCGTTCCATGgtaaaaaaagtaatcaaAAAACACCAGAATATTATCACTTTTTCAGAACATATTGAAGATCTTTACTCGTATATCTCAATGGTGCTTCTCATATCGGATACTTTGCTTATCTGCTGCTTGGGTTTTACAATGGTCACG TCGATTGGGCGACCCAATGCTTCAGAAGGTATAATCAGGAATTTCTTGTTTTACCTCGCTGTGAATATAGAGGTATTTATATTCTGTTTTGCTGGAGAATACTTGAGCGCTAAG AGCAAGAGCATTGGAGATGCTGCATACGATTCTCTTTGGTACGAATCAGATTCCAGAGATAGTCGAAATATATTGCTCTTAATATTGAGGTCGCAAAATCAATTAACCATTACAATTGGAAAGATAATGAATTTATCTCTAGAACAATTTACCAAT ATTATAAAAACTTCGGCTTCTTACTTATCGATTCTACTTGCGATGTATTAA
- the LOC139818211 gene encoding odorant receptor 13a-like isoform X5, translating to MKVDNTVSKAIEICLRIFGIWPNTSCALLRRLFWIATLVIEQVFQYRYIVMHFYLIEFSDRMKILGSAMAYSILLTRLLIFWYKQRSNIFIKNMDDVITSNVSTRSLIIDMDLPFDVNRRFVYESVIIVQFLHMLICANGMGLINALLINLVLHISGQIDILRKSVLQLFPKENKCSTNRSMVKKVIKKHQNIITFSEHIEDLYSYISMVLLISDTLLICCLGFTMVTSIGRPNASEGIIRNFLFYLAVNIEVFIFCFAGEYLSAKSKSIGDAAYDSLWYESDSRDSRNILLLILRSQNQLTITIGKIMNLSLEQFTNIIKTSASYLSILLAMY from the exons ATGAAAGTAGACAATACAGTTAGCAAAGCGATAGAAATTTGTCTACGAATTTTTGGCATCTGGCCGAATACATCGTGCGCTTTATTACGTAGACTCTTCTGGATTGCCACGCTCGTAATCGAGCAAGTCTTTCAATATCGATATATtgtaatgcatttttatttgatcgaGTTTTCCGACAGGATGAAAATTTTAGGTTCAGCCATGGCATATTCGATACTTTTAACTAGACTTCTCATTTTTTGGTATAAGCAACG CAGCAATatcttcataaaaaatatggatGATGTCATAACTTCCAACGTTTCCACACGATCACTTATTATAGACATGGATTTGCCATTTGACGTTAATCGAAGATTCGTATATGAATCGGTCATAATTGTTCAATTTCTTCACATGCTGATATGTGCTAACGGAATGGGATTAATAAATgctttacttataaatttg GTATTGCATATAAGCGGTCAAATTGATATTCTTCGTAAAAGTGTGTTGCAACTTTTTCCGAAAGAAAATAAGTGCAGTACGAATCGTTCCATGgtaaaaaaagtaatcaaAAAACACCAGAATATTATCACTTTTTCAGAACATATTGAAGATCTTTACTCGTATATCTCAATGGTGCTTCTCATATCGGATACTTTGCTTATCTGCTGCTTGGGTTTTACAATGGTCACG TCGATTGGGCGACCCAATGCTTCAGAAGGTATAATCAGGAATTTCTTGTTTTACCTCGCTGTGAATATAGAGGTATTTATATTCTGTTTTGCTGGAGAATACTTGAGCGCTAAG AGCAAGAGCATTGGAGATGCTGCATACGATTCTCTTTGGTACGAATCAGATTCCAGAGATAGTCGAAATATATTGCTCTTAATATTGAGGTCGCAAAATCAATTAACCATTACAATTGGAAAGATAATGAATTTATCTCTAGAACAATTTACCAAT ATTATAAAAACTTCGGCTTCTTACTTATCGATTCTACTTGCGATGTATTAA
- the LOC139818211 gene encoding uncharacterized protein isoform X3: protein MLTVQNNNIIIGTNRNMKVQNTVSKVIEICLRIFGIWPNISCVLLRRMFWIFTLVIEQALQYRYIVKHFYLIEFSEMMRIIGSTMAYTIFLIKLIIFWYKQRTFNKILMMMTIDWEKCSRTNFSMFTTTTNVKLSQRFTNMTVILYSTSIIFYSTFIILFSYNVFEKAADDGITFNVSTQLLILDMDLPFDVNRRFVYESVMIVQFFYLLLSANAVGLLNAFLITVILHISGQIDILRKSLIEIFPKEKKLIPSHFMINKIIKKHQKIITFSQHIEDLYSYIAMVLFVSDTLVICCLGFTIVASIGRPDAFNSIIKNTLFYFIMNSEAFVFCFAGEYLSTKIQDPSFNRVKALEMLHTIPSGMN from the exons ATGTTGACGgtgcaaaataataacataattataggTACTAACAGGAATATGAAAGTACAGAATACAGTTAGCAAAGTGATAGAAATTTGTCTACGAATTTTTGGCATCTGGCCGAATATATCGTGCGTTTTATTACGTCGAATGTTCTGGATCTTCACACTCGTAATCGAGCAAGCTCTTCAATATCGATATATCGTAAAGCACTTTTATTTGATCGAGTTTTCCGAGATGATGAGAATTATAGGTTCAACAATGGCgtatacgatatttttaattaaacttataattttttggtaTAAGCAGCG AACGTTCAACAAGATATTAATGATGATGACGATTGATTGGGAAAAGTGTTCCAGGACGAATTTCAGCATGTTCACGACAACGACCAATGTCAAACTGTCGCAGCGCTTCACTAACATGACAGTGATTCTTTATTCGacatctataattttttattcgacatttataattctttttagcTACAATGTCTTCGAAAAAGCCGCGGATGATGGCATTACCTTCAACGTTTCCacacaattattaattctagACATGGATTTGCCATTTGACGTTAATCGAAGATTCGTATATGAATCCGTCATGattgtgcaatttttttatttgctgttGTCTGCTAACGCAGTGGGTTTATTAAATGCTTTCCTCATAACAGTG atattgcATATAAGTGGACAAATCGATATTCTTCGCAAAAGTTtgatagaaatttttccaaaggAAAAGAAGCTCATCCCGAGTCATTTTatgataaacaaaataataaaaaaacaccaGAAAATTATCACTTTTTCACAGCATATCGAAGATCTATATTCGTATATCGCGATGGTGCTGTTCGTATCAGATACTTTGGTTATCTGTTGTTTAGGTTTTACAATTGTCGCG TCGATTGGTCGACCCGATGCTTTCAACAGTATAATCAAGAATACCTTATTTTACTTCATTATGAATTCGGAAGCGTTCGTATTTTGTTTCGCTGGAGAATATTTAAGCACTAAG ATACAAGATCCATCATTCAATAGAGTAAAAGCATTGGAGATGCTGCATACGATTCCTTCTGGTATGAATTAG
- the LOC139818211 gene encoding odorant receptor 22c-like isoform X1, producing the protein MLTVQNNNIIIGTNRNMKVQNTVSKVIEICLRIFGIWPNISCVLLRRMFWIFTLVIEQALQYRYIVKHFYLIEFSEMMRIIGSTMAYTIFLIKLIIFWYKQRTFNKILMMMTIDWEKCSRTNFSMFTTTTNVKLSQRFTNMTVILYSTSIIFYSTFIILFSYNVFEKAADDGITFNVSTQLLILDMDLPFDVNRRFVYESVMIVQFFYLLLSANAVGLLNAFLITVILHISGQIDILRKSLIEIFPKEKKLIPSHFMINKIIKKHQKIITFSQHIEDLYSYIAMVLFVSDTLVICCLGFTIVASIGRPDAFNSIIKNTLFYFIMNSEAFVFCFAGEYLSTKSKSIGDAAYDSFWYELDSKDSRNILLLILRSQNQLTITIGKIMNLSLEQFSNIIKTSASYISILLAMY; encoded by the exons ATGTTGACGgtgcaaaataataacataattataggTACTAACAGGAATATGAAAGTACAGAATACAGTTAGCAAAGTGATAGAAATTTGTCTACGAATTTTTGGCATCTGGCCGAATATATCGTGCGTTTTATTACGTCGAATGTTCTGGATCTTCACACTCGTAATCGAGCAAGCTCTTCAATATCGATATATCGTAAAGCACTTTTATTTGATCGAGTTTTCCGAGATGATGAGAATTATAGGTTCAACAATGGCgtatacgatatttttaattaaacttataattttttggtaTAAGCAGCG AACGTTCAACAAGATATTAATGATGATGACGATTGATTGGGAAAAGTGTTCCAGGACGAATTTCAGCATGTTCACGACAACGACCAATGTCAAACTGTCGCAGCGCTTCACTAACATGACAGTGATTCTTTATTCGacatctataattttttattcgacatttataattctttttagcTACAATGTCTTCGAAAAAGCCGCGGATGATGGCATTACCTTCAACGTTTCCacacaattattaattctagACATGGATTTGCCATTTGACGTTAATCGAAGATTCGTATATGAATCCGTCATGattgtgcaatttttttatttgctgttGTCTGCTAACGCAGTGGGTTTATTAAATGCTTTCCTCATAACAGTG atattgcATATAAGTGGACAAATCGATATTCTTCGCAAAAGTTtgatagaaatttttccaaaggAAAAGAAGCTCATCCCGAGTCATTTTatgataaacaaaataataaaaaaacaccaGAAAATTATCACTTTTTCACAGCATATCGAAGATCTATATTCGTATATCGCGATGGTGCTGTTCGTATCAGATACTTTGGTTATCTGTTGTTTAGGTTTTACAATTGTCGCG TCGATTGGTCGACCCGATGCTTTCAACAGTATAATCAAGAATACCTTATTTTACTTCATTATGAATTCGGAAGCGTTCGTATTTTGTTTCGCTGGAGAATATTTAAGCACTAAG AGTAAAAGCATTGGAGATGCTGCATACGATTCCTTCTGGTATGAATTAGATTCCAAAGATAGTCGAAATATATTGCTCTTAATTTTGAGATCGCAAAATCAATTAACCATTACAATTGGAAAGATAATGAATTTATCTCTAGAGCAATTTAGCAAT ATTATAAAGACTTCGGCTTCTTACATATCGATTCTACTTGCGATGTATTAA
- the LOC139818211 gene encoding odorant receptor 4-like isoform X2, with protein MKVDNTVSKAIEICLRIFGIWPNTSCALLRRLFWIATLVIEQVFQYRYIVMHFYLIEFSDRMKILGSAMAYSILLTRLLIFWYKQRTFNKILTMMAIDWEKCTNSKFSMLTTKCNAKLSQRFTNITVILYLTNVTLFSSNIFIKNMDDVITSNVSTRSLIIDMDLPFDVNRRFVYESVIIVQFLHMLICANGMGLINALLINLVLHISGQIDILRKSVLQLFPKENKCSTNRSMVKKVIKKHQNIITFSEHIEDLYSYISMVLLISDTLLICCLGFTMVTSIGRPNASEGIIRNFLFYLAVNIEVFIFCFAGEYLSAKSKSIGDAAYDSLWYESDSRDSRNILLLILRSQNQLTITIGKIMNLSLEQFTNIIKTSASYLSILLAMY; from the exons ATGAAAGTAGACAATACAGTTAGCAAAGCGATAGAAATTTGTCTACGAATTTTTGGCATCTGGCCGAATACATCGTGCGCTTTATTACGTAGACTCTTCTGGATTGCCACGCTCGTAATCGAGCAAGTCTTTCAATATCGATATATtgtaatgcatttttatttgatcgaGTTTTCCGACAGGATGAAAATTTTAGGTTCAGCCATGGCATATTCGATACTTTTAACTAGACTTCTCATTTTTTGGTATAAGCAACG AACGTTcaacaaaatattaacaatgaTGGCGATCGACTGGGAAAAATGTACCAACTCAAAATTTAGTATGTTAACAACGAAGTGCAATGCCAAACTGTCGCAGCGCTTCACTAACATAACGGTGATTCTCTATTTGACAAATGTAACTCTTTTTAGCAGCAATatcttcataaaaaatatggatGATGTCATAACTTCCAACGTTTCCACACGATCACTTATTATAGACATGGATTTGCCATTTGACGTTAATCGAAGATTCGTATATGAATCGGTCATAATTGTTCAATTTCTTCACATGCTGATATGTGCTAACGGAATGGGATTAATAAATgctttacttataaatttg GTATTGCATATAAGCGGTCAAATTGATATTCTTCGTAAAAGTGTGTTGCAACTTTTTCCGAAAGAAAATAAGTGCAGTACGAATCGTTCCATGgtaaaaaaagtaatcaaAAAACACCAGAATATTATCACTTTTTCAGAACATATTGAAGATCTTTACTCGTATATCTCAATGGTGCTTCTCATATCGGATACTTTGCTTATCTGCTGCTTGGGTTTTACAATGGTCACG TCGATTGGGCGACCCAATGCTTCAGAAGGTATAATCAGGAATTTCTTGTTTTACCTCGCTGTGAATATAGAGGTATTTATATTCTGTTTTGCTGGAGAATACTTGAGCGCTAAG AGCAAGAGCATTGGAGATGCTGCATACGATTCTCTTTGGTACGAATCAGATTCCAGAGATAGTCGAAATATATTGCTCTTAATATTGAGGTCGCAAAATCAATTAACCATTACAATTGGAAAGATAATGAATTTATCTCTAGAACAATTTACCAAT ATTATAAAAACTTCGGCTTCTTACTTATCGATTCTACTTGCGATGTATTAA
- the LOC139819011 gene encoding odorant receptor 13a-like: MRRTTFSRLVRFGLYVCGIWPYLPSTVMFRLYWIIALSTAQVFQYRYVVMNFHVDDFSEYMDGVSCAMTSSLLYIKLVILWFYQRIFYDLVQMMSADWKDCISSRCSSRVMIDGANLARRASKWIVGMYVGSVTFYSLGVLAGNANSPETLEPYARDLILKMELPFNISTNFIYTTVQSVQFYYLLFIVACGITTINSLLVTLIIHVCGQIDILRESLTKISKCSADSMDEITLRSLIIKHQRIIIFAENVETLFTYIAFMMLLSDTLIICCLGFIIVTSLNSPNAAPILVKSLLYYFSMNAEAFIYCFCGEHLSAKSKMIGSAAYDSLWYDFSAKESRTILFLIVRSQKRLTITSGKILDLSLERFTSVVKASLSYISVLLAMY; encoded by the exons ATGAGGAGGACCACGTTCAGCCGTCTGGTCAGGTTCGGCCTTTATGTTTGCGGTATATGGCCGTATTTACCGTCGACTGTGATGTTCAGATTATACTGGATCATAGCGTTGAGCACGGCTCAAGTCTTTCAATATCGATACGTGGTGATGAACTTTCATGTGGACGACTTCTCCGAGTATATGGATGGTGTTAGCTGCGCAATGACGTCTTCTTTACTCTACATTAAGCTCGTTATCCTTTGGTTCTATCAACG aatattttacgatCTAGTGCAAATGATGTCTGCGGATTGGAAAGATTGCATTTCGAGCCGCTGTAGCTCACGCGTAATGATAGACGGAGCAAATCTTGCACGTCGTGCCTCGAAGTGGATCGTCGGCATGTATGTTGGCTCCGTAACTTTTTACAGTCTCGGTGTACTGGCTGGTAACGCAAACAGTCCCGAGACATTAGAACCGTACGCGCGAGATCTCATTCTGAAGATGGAGCTGCCATTCAACATTagcacaaattttatttacacgacAGTTCAATccgttcaattttattatctgcTTTTTATCGTCGCCTGCGGTATTACGACTATCAATTCACTTCTCGTCACTCTG ATAATTCACGTCTGTGGTCAAATCGACATTCTACGAGAATCGTTGACAAAAATCTCCAAATGTTCAGCGGATTCGATGGACGAAATTACGTTGCGATCGTTGATTATTAAGCACCagcgtattattatatttgcggAAAATGTTGAGACTCTTTTCACGTACATCGCATTTATGATGCTTTTATCAGACACGCTCATCATATGCTGTTTaggatttattattgttacc TCGCTCAACTCACCTAATGCCGCACCAATTTTGGTAAAGTCATTGTTATACTACTTCTCGATGAACGCCGAGGCATTCATATACTGTTTTTGCGGTGAACATCTGAGCGCCAAG agTAAAATGATTGGAAGTGCGGCGTACGATTCTCTCTGGTACGATTTTTCAGCCAAAGAAAGTCGAACTATATTGTTCCTGATTGTCAGATCGCAGAAAAGATTGACGATCACAAGCGGAAAAATCCTCGATCTTTCTTTGGAGAGATTTACGAGC gTAGTAAAGGCATCGTTGTCGTATATATCTGTACTTTTGGCGATGTACTGA